The following are encoded in a window of Massilia sp. R2A-15 genomic DNA:
- the glyA gene encoding serine hydroxymethyltransferase produces the protein MFAKDHTLANVDPDLWDAIQKENKRQQDHIELIASENYTSPAVMQAQGSQLTNKYAEGYPGKRYYGGCEYVDVVEQLAIDRVKQMFGAEAANVQPNSGSQANQGVFFAMLKPGDTIMGMSLAEGGHLTHGMALNMSGKWFNVVSYGLTEQEDIDYEAMERLAHEHKPKLIIAGASAFSLKIDFERFAKVAKAVGAYFMVDMAHYAGLIAAGLYPNPVPHADFVTSTTHKSLRGPRGGIILMKAEFEKQINSAIFPGIQGGPLMHVIAGKAVAFKEALDPSFKEYQSQVIKNADALAKALIARGLRIVSGRTESHVMLVDLRSKNLTGKEAEAILGRAHMTCNKNGIPNDPQKPFVTSGIRLGSPAFTTRGFKEEDATMVGNLIADVLDNPTDEATIDRVKAEVKKLTDKYPVYAA, from the coding sequence ATGTTTGCAAAAGATCACACGCTCGCCAACGTTGACCCGGACCTGTGGGACGCGATTCAGAAGGAAAACAAGCGCCAGCAGGACCACATCGAGCTGATCGCCTCGGAGAACTACACCTCGCCGGCCGTGATGCAGGCCCAGGGCTCGCAGCTGACCAACAAGTACGCCGAAGGCTACCCGGGCAAGCGCTACTACGGCGGCTGCGAATACGTCGACGTCGTCGAGCAACTGGCGATCGACCGCGTCAAGCAGATGTTCGGCGCCGAGGCGGCCAACGTGCAGCCGAACTCCGGCTCGCAGGCCAACCAGGGCGTGTTCTTCGCCATGCTGAAACCAGGCGACACCATCATGGGCATGTCGCTGGCCGAAGGCGGCCACCTGACCCACGGCATGGCGCTGAACATGTCGGGCAAATGGTTCAACGTCGTCTCGTACGGCCTGACCGAGCAGGAAGACATCGACTACGAGGCGATGGAGCGCCTGGCGCACGAGCACAAGCCGAAGCTGATCATCGCCGGCGCCTCGGCGTTCTCGCTGAAGATCGATTTCGAGCGCTTCGCCAAGGTCGCCAAGGCCGTCGGCGCCTACTTCATGGTCGACATGGCGCACTACGCCGGCCTGATCGCCGCCGGCCTGTACCCGAACCCGGTGCCGCACGCCGACTTCGTCACCTCGACTACGCACAAGTCGCTGCGCGGCCCGCGCGGCGGCATCATCCTGATGAAGGCCGAATTCGAGAAGCAGATCAACTCGGCGATCTTCCCCGGCATCCAGGGCGGCCCGCTGATGCACGTCATCGCCGGCAAGGCCGTCGCGTTCAAGGAAGCGCTCGACCCGTCGTTCAAGGAATACCAGTCGCAGGTGATCAAGAACGCCGACGCGCTGGCCAAGGCCCTGATCGCGCGCGGCCTGCGCATCGTGTCCGGCCGCACCGAGTCGCACGTGATGCTGGTGGACCTGCGTTCGAAGAACCTGACCGGCAAGGAAGCCGAAGCGATCCTCGGCCGCGCCCACATGACCTGCAACAAGAACGGCATCCCGAACGATCCGCAGAAGCCATTCGTCACTTCCGGCATCCGCCTGGGCAGCCCGGCGTTCACCACGCGCGGCTTCAAGGAAGAAGACGCAACGATGGTGGGCAACCTGATCGCCGACGTGCTCGATAATCCGACCGACGAAGCGACCATCGACCGCGTGAAGGCCGAAGTCAAGAAGCTGACCGACAAGTACCCGGTCTACGCGGCGTAA
- a CDS encoding SDR family NAD(P)-dependent oxidoreductase — MIVFITGASSGFGAEMARTFVANGHQVVLSGRRKDRLDALAAELGDLALPLEMDVTDKASIEEALSLLPQSWRQVDVLINNAGLALGTQGAHEASLADWETMIATNCTGLVTMTRALLPAMVERGSGLIINLGSVAGSTPYPGGNVYGATKAFVDQFTLNLRADLVGTGVRATNIAPGLCGGTEFSNVRYKGDDAAAAKVYEGTQPLTAQDIAATAFWIATLPPHININFIEMMPTCQGYGPLAIKRV; from the coding sequence ATGATCGTATTTATCACCGGCGCATCTTCGGGCTTCGGCGCCGAAATGGCGCGCACCTTCGTCGCCAACGGCCACCAGGTCGTGCTCAGCGGACGCCGCAAGGACCGCCTGGACGCGCTCGCCGCCGAACTGGGCGACCTGGCGCTGCCGCTCGAGATGGACGTGACCGACAAGGCCTCGATCGAGGAAGCGCTGTCGCTGCTGCCCCAATCGTGGCGCCAGGTGGACGTGCTGATCAATAACGCCGGGCTGGCGCTGGGCACCCAGGGCGCGCACGAAGCGTCGCTGGCCGACTGGGAGACCATGATCGCGACCAACTGCACCGGGCTTGTGACGATGACGCGCGCGCTGCTGCCGGCCATGGTCGAGCGCGGCAGCGGGCTGATCATCAACCTCGGCTCGGTGGCCGGCTCCACGCCCTACCCGGGCGGCAATGTGTACGGTGCGACCAAGGCCTTCGTCGACCAGTTCACGCTGAACCTGCGCGCCGACCTGGTCGGCACCGGCGTTCGGGCGACCAACATCGCGCCGGGCCTGTGCGGCGGCACCGAATTTTCGAACGTGCGCTACAAGGGCGACGACGCGGCCGCGGCCAAGGTGTACGAAGGCACTCAGCCGCTGACGGCGCAGGACATCGCCGCCACCGCGTTCTGGATCGCCACCCTGCCGCCGCACATCAACATCAACTTCATCGAGATGATGCCGACCTGCCAGGGCTACGGGCCGCTGGCGATCAAGCGGGTCTGA
- the pilV gene encoding type IV pilus modification protein PilV: protein MRSRLAGGFTLIEVLVALCVLTIGALGAAAMQLSALRARHQSGLASSAVQLAGSLADSMRANRVAMQAGDALNPYLQLRYDAQTDGPPQPPGALCHAGAPCTALQLAEAEAYHIKDALRTQYPGGRVVVCRDSAAELNWACDGAAGAPVVIKIGWRGQEAGAAAQPRVALALPGAAG from the coding sequence ATGCGATCGCGGCTCGCCGGCGGGTTCACGCTCATCGAAGTGCTGGTCGCACTGTGCGTGCTGACCATCGGCGCGCTCGGCGCCGCCGCGATGCAGCTCTCGGCACTGCGCGCCCGCCATCAATCGGGCCTCGCATCGAGCGCGGTGCAGCTGGCCGGCAGCCTGGCCGACAGCATGCGCGCCAACCGCGTGGCCATGCAGGCCGGCGACGCACTCAATCCCTACCTGCAGCTGCGCTACGACGCGCAAACCGACGGGCCGCCGCAGCCGCCCGGCGCGCTGTGCCACGCCGGCGCTCCCTGCACCGCATTGCAGCTCGCCGAGGCCGAGGCCTACCACATCAAGGATGCGCTGCGCACGCAATATCCCGGCGGCCGGGTGGTGGTCTGCCGCGACTCCGCCGCCGAATTGAACTGGGCCTGCGATGGCGCCGCCGGCGCGCCAGTGGTCATCAAGATCGGCTGGCGCGGCCAGGAAGCCGGCGCCGCGGCGCAGCCGCGCGTGGCGCTCGCGCTGCCCGGAGCGGCCGGATGA
- the nrdR gene encoding transcriptional regulator NrdR: MKCPFCQHDETQVLDTRVSEEGDAVRRRRRCAQCDKRFTTYERIELSMPIIVKKNGSRTEFASAKLRASLMLALRKRPVSADAIDTAVATIEEKLLTSGRREVDSGYVGELVMQELKRLDKIAYIRFASVYKNFEDLAEFQDAIAEVGQPRK; encoded by the coding sequence ATGAAATGTCCGTTCTGCCAGCACGACGAAACCCAGGTCCTCGATACCCGCGTATCGGAGGAGGGTGACGCCGTGCGGCGGCGGCGCCGCTGCGCGCAATGCGACAAGCGCTTCACCACCTATGAGCGCATCGAGCTTTCGATGCCGATCATCGTCAAGAAGAACGGCAGCCGCACCGAGTTCGCCTCGGCCAAGCTGCGCGCCAGTTTGATGCTGGCGCTGCGCAAGCGGCCGGTGTCGGCCGACGCGATCGACACCGCGGTCGCCACGATCGAAGAGAAGCTGCTCACCAGCGGCCGGCGTGAAGTCGACAGCGGCTACGTCGGCGAGCTGGTGATGCAGGAACTCAAGCGCCTGGACAAGATCGCCTACATCCGCTTCGCCTCGGTGTACAAGAATTTCGAGGACCTGGCCGAATTCCAGGACGCCATCGCCGAAGTCGGCCAGCCGCGCAAGTAG